The Yersinia intermedia genome window below encodes:
- the fldA gene encoding flavodoxin FldA, producing the protein MATVGIFFGSDTGNTENIAKMIQKQLGKDVAEVHDIAKSSKEDLEGFDILLIGIPTWYYGEAQCDWDDFFPTLEEIDFNGKLVALFGCGDQEDYAEYFCDAMGTVRDIIEPRGAAIVGHWPTAGYHFEASKGLADDEHFIGLAIDEDRQPELTNERVEAWVKQITEELSLSEIVG; encoded by the coding sequence ATGGCAACTGTAGGCATTTTCTTTGGCAGCGATACTGGCAATACTGAAAACATTGCCAAGATGATCCAAAAGCAACTGGGCAAAGATGTTGCTGAGGTTCACGACATTGCCAAAAGCAGTAAAGAAGATTTAGAAGGCTTCGATATTCTGCTGATCGGGATCCCAACCTGGTATTACGGCGAAGCGCAATGTGATTGGGATGATTTCTTCCCAACACTGGAAGAGATCGATTTCAACGGCAAGCTAGTGGCACTGTTCGGTTGTGGTGATCAGGAAGACTACGCTGAGTATTTCTGTGATGCGATGGGTACCGTGCGCGATATTATTGAGCCACGTGGTGCGGCAATCGTAGGTCACTGGCCAACGGCTGGCTACCACTTCGAAGCGTCCAAAGGCCTGGCCGATGACGAGCACTTTATTGGTCTGGCAATTGATGAAGACCGTCAGCCAGAACTGACTAATGAACGTGTCGAGGCATGGGTAAAACAGATCACTGAAGAACTGAGCCTATCTGAGATTGTGGGTTGA
- the ybfE gene encoding LexA regulated protein — MAKEQTDRTTLDLFADERRPGRPKTNPLSRDEQLRINKRNQLRRDKVRGLRRVELKINADAVDALNSLAEQRNISRSELIEQMLLAQLAHSQDGF, encoded by the coding sequence ATGGCAAAAGAACAAACGGACCGCACAACGCTGGATCTGTTCGCAGATGAACGCCGCCCTGGGCGTCCGAAAACAAATCCATTATCCCGTGATGAGCAGCTTAGGATTAATAAGCGAAATCAACTACGGCGCGACAAAGTGCGTGGCTTACGACGCGTGGAACTGAAGATTAATGCCGATGCCGTCGATGCTCTCAACAGCCTTGCTGAGCAACGTAACATCAGCCGCAGTGAACTGATTGAACAAATGTTGTTGGCTCAATTAGCTCACTCACAAGACGGGTTTTAA
- the ybfF gene encoding esterase: protein MKLNFRLQNALSATPSLPIMLIHGLFGNLDNLGVLARDLQKDHNVIQVDMRDHGLSPRSPQVNYPAMAQDVLELLDHLAIEKAIIIGHSMGGKVAMALTAIAPHRIEKLVAIDVAPVNYQVRRHDQIFTALNAVSNAGITQRQEAAQLMREYIKEEGVIQFLLKSFQNGEWRFNVPALWDQYENIVGWQPIPPWPHPILFIRGELSPYIQDSHRDEIARQFPQARAYVVAGTGHWVHAEKPDSVLRAIHRFIDANSTDEKETE from the coding sequence ATGAAATTAAACTTCCGCTTACAAAACGCGCTTTCTGCCACACCTTCCCTGCCAATCATGCTGATCCATGGGCTATTTGGTAATCTGGATAATCTGGGTGTTTTGGCTCGTGACTTGCAAAAAGATCATAACGTGATTCAGGTTGATATGCGTGACCATGGTTTATCACCCCGATCACCGCAAGTGAATTATCCTGCGATGGCGCAAGATGTACTGGAACTGCTGGACCACCTCGCCATAGAGAAAGCCATTATTATCGGCCATTCAATGGGCGGCAAAGTGGCAATGGCGCTGACGGCGATTGCTCCTCACCGTATTGAAAAGCTGGTCGCGATTGATGTCGCCCCTGTTAATTATCAAGTCCGCCGCCACGACCAGATCTTTACTGCCCTTAATGCCGTGAGTAATGCAGGTATAACCCAGCGACAAGAAGCCGCTCAATTGATGCGTGAATACATAAAAGAAGAAGGTGTCATTCAGTTCTTATTAAAGTCATTCCAAAACGGCGAATGGCGGTTTAATGTGCCCGCACTATGGGATCAATACGAAAATATTGTTGGTTGGCAACCTATTCCACCGTGGCCGCATCCGATCTTGTTTATTCGTGGTGAATTGTCGCCGTATATTCAAGATAGCCACCGTGATGAAATTGCCCGTCAATTCCCACAAGCCCGCGCCTATGTAGTCGCAGGGACAGGCCATTGGGTTCATGCGGAAAAACCAGATTCTGTCTTGCGGGCGATCCACCGCTTTATTGATGCAAACAGCACTGATGAAAAAGAGACTGAGTAA
- a CDS encoding methyl-accepting chemotaxis protein has protein sequence MQFLKNITIRVALLWVLGAFCLLWGGVSAYTLLSLNQLTQSSNANSVLVENMNLVNQGTDQYFRMVTRLSRSVDYRQNGNIADADKELKSSDVALENLKQKLAEFKAIDHAQLDPALVSGVIDGWSGLIEQGVTPLYQAAMDNNSAAYQDLAKKTVPALSRQYGSVAEKFNQAASKAIGVAKDQFSHLTKVSSITLISALVIGLLILLATDRYLVANLVRPLDDIRKHFLVIASGQLGHPITDFGRNCVGRLFPLLRDVQTSLVNTVQAIRSSTDGIYHGAAEISAGNTDLSSRTEQQAAALEETAASMEQLTATVKHNADNAHHASQLAANASATAKKGGVLVADVVNTMNEISASSRKIADITTVINSIAFQTNILALNAAVEAARAGEQGRGFAVVASEVRNLAQRSAQAAKEIDGLINESVSRVSSGSALVESAGITMDEIVRSITNVTDLMGEIASASDEQSKGISQVGQAVAEMDSVTQQNAALVQQASRAAASLEEQATQLNQAVAVFKLKADDERAKPVVKMRANQRTTAPATAKADSNANWETF, from the coding sequence ATGCAGTTTTTAAAAAATATTACTATCAGGGTGGCATTGCTTTGGGTACTTGGCGCATTTTGCCTGCTCTGGGGGGGCGTATCAGCCTATACATTGTTGTCACTCAATCAACTGACACAATCCTCCAACGCAAATAGTGTGTTGGTTGAAAACATGAATCTGGTTAATCAGGGGACGGATCAATATTTCCGTATGGTGACGCGCCTTTCTCGGTCAGTAGATTACCGCCAGAACGGTAACATTGCGGATGCTGATAAAGAGTTGAAATCATCCGATGTTGCATTGGAGAACCTCAAGCAAAAGCTGGCAGAATTTAAAGCTATCGATCATGCACAGCTAGATCCCGCTTTAGTCAGCGGCGTGATTGATGGATGGAGTGGATTAATTGAACAAGGCGTTACGCCGCTGTATCAGGCTGCAATGGACAATAACAGCGCCGCTTATCAGGATTTAGCCAAGAAAACGGTACCCGCATTGAGTCGCCAGTATGGTTCAGTCGCTGAAAAGTTTAATCAGGCGGCATCAAAAGCCATTGGGGTGGCTAAAGATCAATTCTCTCATTTGACCAAAGTGAGCAGCATTACACTGATCTCTGCGTTGGTCATCGGTCTATTGATTTTGCTGGCAACGGATCGTTACCTGGTTGCCAATCTGGTGCGCCCATTGGACGATATTCGTAAGCATTTTCTAGTGATTGCTTCTGGCCAACTTGGTCATCCTATTACCGATTTTGGTCGCAACTGTGTTGGGCGATTATTTCCGCTGTTGCGCGATGTACAAACCAGTTTAGTGAATACTGTTCAGGCAATTCGTAGTAGCACCGATGGGATCTATCATGGTGCAGCCGAGATTTCAGCCGGTAATACAGATTTGTCATCTCGTACTGAACAGCAGGCTGCGGCGCTTGAAGAAACGGCGGCTAGCATGGAGCAGTTAACCGCAACGGTAAAACACAATGCTGATAATGCACATCATGCCAGTCAACTGGCGGCCAATGCCTCTGCCACCGCGAAAAAGGGCGGAGTATTGGTAGCAGATGTGGTTAACACCATGAATGAGATTTCAGCCAGTTCGCGGAAAATAGCTGATATTACTACGGTAATTAACAGCATCGCTTTTCAGACTAACATTTTGGCCCTTAACGCGGCCGTTGAAGCTGCCCGTGCCGGTGAGCAAGGTCGTGGCTTTGCCGTGGTCGCCAGTGAGGTGCGTAATCTTGCACAACGCAGTGCACAGGCGGCGAAAGAGATTGATGGTTTGATTAATGAGTCGGTCAGTCGTGTCAGTAGTGGCTCGGCATTAGTAGAAAGTGCCGGTATTACTATGGATGAGATTGTTCGTTCTATCACTAATGTAACGGATTTAATGGGTGAGATAGCCTCTGCGTCCGATGAACAGAGTAAAGGTATTAGCCAGGTCGGGCAGGCGGTGGCAGAAATGGATAGCGTGACACAGCAAAATGCTGCGTTGGTACAGCAAGCCTCCCGTGCGGCAGCCTCGCTAGAAGAACAGGCTACTCAATTAAACCAAGCGGTGGCCGTGTTTAAATTAAAGGCAGATGACGAACGAGCAAAACCGGTGGTGAAAATGCGGGCAAATCAGCGAACCACAGCACCTGCCACCGCCAAAGCGGACAGTAACGCAAACTGGGAAACATTCTAA